The proteins below are encoded in one region of Maribacter aestuarii:
- a CDS encoding GNAT family N-acetyltransferase, with protein sequence MKISINIRFAEPKDTEDIISLCLEHADYEQSEYSKEGKKEPLKDALFGTNKKLECIVGESNNEIIAYATYMKQYATWDVEEYIYMDCLFVKEFARGLRIGERLINKIKEEGRAKGIKLIQWQTPDFNTRAIKFYRRIGATSKSKERFFLKI encoded by the coding sequence ATGAAAATCTCGATAAACATTCGATTCGCAGAACCAAAGGATACTGAAGACATCATCAGTTTATGTCTAGAACATGCCGATTATGAACAATCAGAATATTCGAAAGAAGGGAAAAAAGAGCCTTTGAAGGATGCATTGTTCGGAACCAATAAAAAACTTGAATGTATCGTGGGTGAAAGCAATAATGAGATTATCGCCTATGCCACATACATGAAACAGTACGCCACTTGGGATGTCGAAGAATATATCTATATGGATTGCCTTTTCGTAAAGGAATTTGCTAGAGGGCTTCGAATTGGAGAGAGGTTAATCAATAAAATTAAAGAAGAAGGAAGAGCAAAAGGAATCAAGTTAATCCAATGGCAAACTCCTGATTTTAATACAAGAGCGATTAAGTTTTATCGACGCATTGGGGCAACTTCAAAATCTAAAGAACGGTTCTTTCTAAAAATTTGA